A region from the Malus domestica chromosome 07, GDT2T_hap1 genome encodes:
- the LOC103439769 gene encoding probable prolyl 4-hydroxylase 12 isoform X1, translating to MASLASIFLLLSVTSSFFSSSAEISRKELRTNQTIQETVIHFGHSVHSNRIDPSRVVQLSWQPRVFLYKGFLSDEECDHLVSLALGGEDKSVTEYDELGNTNTMRLIKSLEIPLDMEDEVVSRIEARISAWTFLPKENSRAIQVFHFGNEEGDKNFNYFGNKSTLEQTEPLLATVILYLSNVTRGGEILFPESELTSKVQSDCRRSSSILRPVKGNAILFFTLHPNASPDKSSPHTRCPVLEGEMWCATKFLHAKAIAGEKISSDSGSSECTDEDDNCPRWASMGECQRNPVFMVGSPDYYGTCRKSCNVC from the exons ATGGCCTCCCTTGCCTCgatcttccttcttctttccgTTACGTCTTCCTTCTTCAGCTCTTCTGCCGAAAT TAGCAGGAAGGAACTGAGGACTAATCAAACCATCCAAGAAACTGTCATACATTTTGGCCACTCGGTTCATTCTAACCGAATTGACCCGTCACGCGTTGTCCAATTATCTTGGCAACCAAG GGTGTTTTTGTATAAAGGTTTTCTATCAGATGAGGAGTGTGACCACCTTGTTTCTTTG GCACTCGGGGGAGAAGATAAATCTGTGACCGAATATGATGAGTTAGGAAACACCAACACCATGAGGTTAATTAAAAGCTTAGAAATTCCCTTGGACATGGAG GATGAGGTAGTTTCAAGGATTGAGGCAAGAATTTCAGCTTGGACTTTCCTTCCGAAAG AGAACAGCAGAGCTATACAAGTTTTCCATTTTGGGAACGAGGAGGGTGACAAGAATTTCAACTACTTCGGTAACAAGTCCACATTGGAACAAACTGAGCCTTTATTAGCAACAGTTATTTTGTATCTCTCAAATGTCACTCGTGGTGGTGAGATTCTATTCCCCGAATCAGAG CTGACGAGCAAGGTCCAGTCTGATTGTAGAAGGAGCAGCAGCATCTTGAGACCCGTTAAAGGGAACGCGATTTTGTTTTTCACTCTTCATCCGAATGCATCACCTGACAAGAGCAGTCCACATACCAGATGCCCTGTACTTGAAGGGGAAATGTGGTGTGCCACAAAATTCCTTCATGCTAAAGCCATTGCTGGCGAGAAGATCTCTTCTGATTCCGGGAGCAGTGAATGCACCGATGAAGATGATAACTGTCCCAGGTGGGCTTCGATGGGGGAGTGTCAAAGGAACCCGGTTTTCATGGTTGGTTCCCCTGATTACTACGGGACTTGCAGGAAGAGTTGTAATGTGTGCTGA
- the LOC103439769 gene encoding probable prolyl 4-hydroxylase 12 isoform X2 produces the protein MASLASIFLLLSVTSSFFSSSAEIRKELRTNQTIQETVIHFGHSVHSNRIDPSRVVQLSWQPRVFLYKGFLSDEECDHLVSLALGGEDKSVTEYDELGNTNTMRLIKSLEIPLDMEDEVVSRIEARISAWTFLPKENSRAIQVFHFGNEEGDKNFNYFGNKSTLEQTEPLLATVILYLSNVTRGGEILFPESELTSKVQSDCRRSSSILRPVKGNAILFFTLHPNASPDKSSPHTRCPVLEGEMWCATKFLHAKAIAGEKISSDSGSSECTDEDDNCPRWASMGECQRNPVFMVGSPDYYGTCRKSCNVC, from the exons ATGGCCTCCCTTGCCTCgatcttccttcttctttccgTTACGTCTTCCTTCTTCAGCTCTTCTGCCGAAAT CAGGAAGGAACTGAGGACTAATCAAACCATCCAAGAAACTGTCATACATTTTGGCCACTCGGTTCATTCTAACCGAATTGACCCGTCACGCGTTGTCCAATTATCTTGGCAACCAAG GGTGTTTTTGTATAAAGGTTTTCTATCAGATGAGGAGTGTGACCACCTTGTTTCTTTG GCACTCGGGGGAGAAGATAAATCTGTGACCGAATATGATGAGTTAGGAAACACCAACACCATGAGGTTAATTAAAAGCTTAGAAATTCCCTTGGACATGGAG GATGAGGTAGTTTCAAGGATTGAGGCAAGAATTTCAGCTTGGACTTTCCTTCCGAAAG AGAACAGCAGAGCTATACAAGTTTTCCATTTTGGGAACGAGGAGGGTGACAAGAATTTCAACTACTTCGGTAACAAGTCCACATTGGAACAAACTGAGCCTTTATTAGCAACAGTTATTTTGTATCTCTCAAATGTCACTCGTGGTGGTGAGATTCTATTCCCCGAATCAGAG CTGACGAGCAAGGTCCAGTCTGATTGTAGAAGGAGCAGCAGCATCTTGAGACCCGTTAAAGGGAACGCGATTTTGTTTTTCACTCTTCATCCGAATGCATCACCTGACAAGAGCAGTCCACATACCAGATGCCCTGTACTTGAAGGGGAAATGTGGTGTGCCACAAAATTCCTTCATGCTAAAGCCATTGCTGGCGAGAAGATCTCTTCTGATTCCGGGAGCAGTGAATGCACCGATGAAGATGATAACTGTCCCAGGTGGGCTTCGATGGGGGAGTGTCAAAGGAACCCGGTTTTCATGGTTGGTTCCCCTGATTACTACGGGACTTGCAGGAAGAGTTGTAATGTGTGCTGA
- the LOC103420837 gene encoding uncharacterized protein → MASWMRPTDQTSRFLDRHFVYEGAFVMSFRVTAFEVEIEKDHQRLAIIIVLSSSGMVSPGDMAFVLFSFLYIFFLSKFVFPIPPSSQEPQFFNPRNKLLRLYIVLSVLIGLVLPIAYIFEGVLENDQLGIKAATPPVFLFACQLFMDGVVFGDRFSTPIRIFVPVLYNSKRIFTLVDWLRSEFSKQDEEVYGGSARRLYVGRVLAVVNLAFWSFNLFGCLLPVYLPKAFKKHYSAYSEVKD, encoded by the exons ATGGCGTCGTGGATGAGACCGACGGACCAAACGAGTCGGTTTCTGGACAGGCATTTTGTTTATGAAGGTGCATTTGTGATGTCATTTCGGGTCACAgcatttgaagttgaaattGAGAAAG ATCATCAACGCCTCGCCATCATCATCGTCCTCTCCTCCAGCGGCATGGTCAGCCCCGGGGACATGGCTTTCGTTCTCTTCTCCTTCCTCtacatcttcttcctctcaaaGTTTGTGTTCCCCATCCCCCCTTCTTCTCAAGAGCCCCAATTCTTCAACCCCCGCAACAAGCTCCTTCGCCTCTACATTGTCCTCAGCGTCCTCATCGGCCTTGTCCTCCCCATAGCCTACATCTTCGAGGGCGTTCTCGAGAACGACCAGCTAGGGATCAAAGCAGCTACACCACCTGTTTTTCTCTTTGCGTGTCAACTTTTCATGGACGGAGTGGTTTTTGGTGACAGATTTTCCACTCCGATACGCATTTTCGTGCCGGTTTTGTACAACTCCAAGAGGATTTTTACCCTAGTGGATTGGCTTAGAAGTGAGTTCTCGAAACAAGATGAAGAAGTGTACGGTGGCTCTGCGAGGAGGCTGTACGTTGGGAGAGTGCTTGCAGTTGTTAACTTGGCGTTTTGGTCGTTTAATCTTTTCGGGTGCTTGTTGCCTGTTTATCTTCCTAAGGCTTTCAAGAAACATTACTCGGCTTACAGTGAAGTCAAAGATTGA
- the LOC103439767 gene encoding uncharacterized protein isoform X2 has translation MSIAKPTTSNSLFAMKSKEENDSLDTIIKQAAKEPSISFSRAGDSPVPWIQLLHALDQQGWPLHSPIKVQMQKCDKCPREFCSSINYRRHIRVHHRLKKLDKDSSKNRELLGEFWDKLSPEEATEAISFKNVTLEEVPGSSIIKALTTLIRKPGFSPFPHIYLKAGSALLDIFQARPSRFPISSQELFSILDDASEKTFLSGTAISMQRYIFDGEAGKIGLESKNLVACTSFLVEQKLLKAWHADKDTEALRLQKLLVEEEEAAQRRQTELLERKRQKKLRQKELKEKDQRHGEKVDVTENIDETLEAVPLVETSSPSATFDSDTASSDMLDHACLSLESFQLSNMDVSADPESQTGVNFGHVDSVSGPNVERPVVQGNGSRRAVAQWQLSPKSQRGVPNGFHGGHSSQTLKHSSTKHHGNHRDARAASSGNRVWSRKPKPEYDGRSLKAGEQKEASEPDQIKNREVLIGSIPVNLGNCCQESNNQAGVHDDCLSEKGQMPKDNSQDKTNKPDLVQSGTNRSTVKLWRPVSRNGTKGPMPIQNGSKESDINVVAEKGNSQNPYSENCEGSCVVDGHNVGNGNDSTHPDETGRLGFSSHAAKDFLAQRWKDAIAADHVELVLFQDSEPPRCPENQNDREVAATHPSRFKRSILGNAENRLVNGEAFDLPTAGAAKVRRRTKHDKGVKIKYIPKPSAVA, from the exons ATGTCAATTGCTAAACCTACGACCTCAAACTCTCTGTTTGCTATGAAATCAAAGGAGGAAAATGATTCCCTTGACACTATCATCAAACAAGCTGCAAAAGAGCCATCTATTTCTTTCTCAAGGGCTGGGGATAGCCCAGTCCCGTGGATTCAGCTACTTCATGCCTTAGACCAACAAG GTTGGCCCCTGCACTCTCCTATTAAAGTGCAGATGCAAAAGTGTGACAAGTGCCCTCGAGAGTTTTGCTCATCCATCAACTACAGAAGACACATACGTGTGCATCACCGATTGAAAAAGCTTGATAAG GATTCTTCTAAAAATAGGGAGCTTCTAGGTGAATTTTGGGATAAG CTCTCGCCAGAAGAGGCAACAGAAGCTATATCATTCAAGAATGTGACTTTAGAG GAAGTTCCAGGGTCTTCAATTATAAAGGCATTGACAACACTTATACGGAAACCAGGATTTTCTCCTTTCCCCCACATTTATTTGAAGGCCGGTTCAGCCCTTCTG GATATTTTTCAAGCTAGACCTTCCAGGTTTCCCATATCTTCCCAGGAGTTATTTTCTATCCTCGATGATGCAAGTGAAAAGACATTTCTGTCTGGGACAGCCATATCAATGCAAAGATATATTTTTGATGGGGAGGCTGGGAAAATTGGCCTTGAATCAAAAAACTTAGTTGCTTGTACAAGCTTCCTGGTGGAACAGAAATTG TTGAAAGCCTGGCATGCTGACAAGGATACGGAAGCTTTGAGGTTACAGAAGTTGCtagtggaggaagaagaagctgctCAAAGAAG GCAAACAGAGCTGTTGGAAAGGAAAAGGCAGAAGAAGCTTAGGCAGAAAGAACTGAAGGAAAAGGATCAGAGACATGGGGAGAAGGTCGATGTTACGGAGAACATTGATGAAACTCTGGAGGCTGTGCCACTCGTAGAAACATCTAGTCCTTCAGCAACATTTGATTCTGACACGGCCAGTTCGGATATGCTGGATCATGCCTGCTTATCTCTTGAATCATTCCAACTCTCAAACATGGATGTAAGTGCGGATCCCGAATCTCAGACTGGAGTTAACTTTGGACATGTTGATTCGGTGAGTGGACCAAATGTTGAACGGCCGGTGGTGCAAGGAAATGGTAGTCGGCGTGCAGTTGCTCAATGGCAGTTGTCTCCAAAATCGCAGCGGGGTGTGCCCAATGGATTTCATGGAGGTCATAGTTCTCAAACATTGAAGCATTCATCCACAAAACACCATGGTAACCACAGGGATGCAAGGGCTGCTTCCAGTGGCAATAGAGTATGGAGTCGAAAGCCTAAACCAGAATATGATGGGAGGAGTTTGAAAGCTGGAGAACAGAAAGAAGCATCTGAACCAGATCAAATCAAGAACCGTGAGGTTTTGATTGGTTCTATACCAGTCAATCTTGGAAATTGTTGCCAGGAAAGTAATAATCAGGCTGGTGTTCACGATGATTGTCTTTCAGAGAAGGGTCAAATGCCAAAGGACAATTCTCAGGATAAAACCAATAAACCTGATCTGGTACAGAGTGGCACAAACCGGTCAacagtgaagctttggaggccAGTGAGCCGGAATGGAACAAAAGGTCCTATGCCAATTCAGAACGGCAGCAAAGAATCTGACATAAATGTGGTAGCTGAAAAGGGCAACAGCCAAAACCCTTACAGTGAAAATTGTGAAGGATCGTGTGTTGTGGATGGCCATAATGTTGGAAACGGGAATGACTCAACTCACCCCGATGAAACTGGAAGGCTGGGCTTCTCTAGCCATGCGGCAAAAGATTTTCTTGCACAGA GATGGAAGGATGCTATTGCCGCAGATCATGTGGAATTGGTTCTATTCCAAGACTCTGAACCTCCCAGATGCCCGGAAAATCAAAATGACCGAGAAGTAGCAGCGACTCATCCATCGAGGTTTAAACGCAGCATTCTTGGCAATGCAGAAAACCGGCTTGTAAATGGAGAGGCATTTGATTTGCCAACTGCTGGAGCTGCTAAAGTCAGGCGCAGGACGAAGCATGATAAGGGTGTGAAGATCAAGTACATTCCGAAACCTAGTGCAGTTGCCTAG
- the LOC103439767 gene encoding uncharacterized protein isoform X1, which yields MSIAKPTTSNSLFAMKSKEENDSLDTIIKQAAKEPSISFSRAGDSPVPWIQLLHALDQQELPGWPLHSPIKVQMQKCDKCPREFCSSINYRRHIRVHHRLKKLDKDSSKNRELLGEFWDKLSPEEATEAISFKNVTLEEVPGSSIIKALTTLIRKPGFSPFPHIYLKAGSALLDIFQARPSRFPISSQELFSILDDASEKTFLSGTAISMQRYIFDGEAGKIGLESKNLVACTSFLVEQKLLKAWHADKDTEALRLQKLLVEEEEAAQRRQTELLERKRQKKLRQKELKEKDQRHGEKVDVTENIDETLEAVPLVETSSPSATFDSDTASSDMLDHACLSLESFQLSNMDVSADPESQTGVNFGHVDSVSGPNVERPVVQGNGSRRAVAQWQLSPKSQRGVPNGFHGGHSSQTLKHSSTKHHGNHRDARAASSGNRVWSRKPKPEYDGRSLKAGEQKEASEPDQIKNREVLIGSIPVNLGNCCQESNNQAGVHDDCLSEKGQMPKDNSQDKTNKPDLVQSGTNRSTVKLWRPVSRNGTKGPMPIQNGSKESDINVVAEKGNSQNPYSENCEGSCVVDGHNVGNGNDSTHPDETGRLGFSSHAAKDFLAQRWKDAIAADHVELVLFQDSEPPRCPENQNDREVAATHPSRFKRSILGNAENRLVNGEAFDLPTAGAAKVRRRTKHDKGVKIKYIPKPSAVA from the exons ATGTCAATTGCTAAACCTACGACCTCAAACTCTCTGTTTGCTATGAAATCAAAGGAGGAAAATGATTCCCTTGACACTATCATCAAACAAGCTGCAAAAGAGCCATCTATTTCTTTCTCAAGGGCTGGGGATAGCCCAGTCCCGTGGATTCAGCTACTTCATGCCTTAGACCAACAAG AACTTCCAGGTTGGCCCCTGCACTCTCCTATTAAAGTGCAGATGCAAAAGTGTGACAAGTGCCCTCGAGAGTTTTGCTCATCCATCAACTACAGAAGACACATACGTGTGCATCACCGATTGAAAAAGCTTGATAAG GATTCTTCTAAAAATAGGGAGCTTCTAGGTGAATTTTGGGATAAG CTCTCGCCAGAAGAGGCAACAGAAGCTATATCATTCAAGAATGTGACTTTAGAG GAAGTTCCAGGGTCTTCAATTATAAAGGCATTGACAACACTTATACGGAAACCAGGATTTTCTCCTTTCCCCCACATTTATTTGAAGGCCGGTTCAGCCCTTCTG GATATTTTTCAAGCTAGACCTTCCAGGTTTCCCATATCTTCCCAGGAGTTATTTTCTATCCTCGATGATGCAAGTGAAAAGACATTTCTGTCTGGGACAGCCATATCAATGCAAAGATATATTTTTGATGGGGAGGCTGGGAAAATTGGCCTTGAATCAAAAAACTTAGTTGCTTGTACAAGCTTCCTGGTGGAACAGAAATTG TTGAAAGCCTGGCATGCTGACAAGGATACGGAAGCTTTGAGGTTACAGAAGTTGCtagtggaggaagaagaagctgctCAAAGAAG GCAAACAGAGCTGTTGGAAAGGAAAAGGCAGAAGAAGCTTAGGCAGAAAGAACTGAAGGAAAAGGATCAGAGACATGGGGAGAAGGTCGATGTTACGGAGAACATTGATGAAACTCTGGAGGCTGTGCCACTCGTAGAAACATCTAGTCCTTCAGCAACATTTGATTCTGACACGGCCAGTTCGGATATGCTGGATCATGCCTGCTTATCTCTTGAATCATTCCAACTCTCAAACATGGATGTAAGTGCGGATCCCGAATCTCAGACTGGAGTTAACTTTGGACATGTTGATTCGGTGAGTGGACCAAATGTTGAACGGCCGGTGGTGCAAGGAAATGGTAGTCGGCGTGCAGTTGCTCAATGGCAGTTGTCTCCAAAATCGCAGCGGGGTGTGCCCAATGGATTTCATGGAGGTCATAGTTCTCAAACATTGAAGCATTCATCCACAAAACACCATGGTAACCACAGGGATGCAAGGGCTGCTTCCAGTGGCAATAGAGTATGGAGTCGAAAGCCTAAACCAGAATATGATGGGAGGAGTTTGAAAGCTGGAGAACAGAAAGAAGCATCTGAACCAGATCAAATCAAGAACCGTGAGGTTTTGATTGGTTCTATACCAGTCAATCTTGGAAATTGTTGCCAGGAAAGTAATAATCAGGCTGGTGTTCACGATGATTGTCTTTCAGAGAAGGGTCAAATGCCAAAGGACAATTCTCAGGATAAAACCAATAAACCTGATCTGGTACAGAGTGGCACAAACCGGTCAacagtgaagctttggaggccAGTGAGCCGGAATGGAACAAAAGGTCCTATGCCAATTCAGAACGGCAGCAAAGAATCTGACATAAATGTGGTAGCTGAAAAGGGCAACAGCCAAAACCCTTACAGTGAAAATTGTGAAGGATCGTGTGTTGTGGATGGCCATAATGTTGGAAACGGGAATGACTCAACTCACCCCGATGAAACTGGAAGGCTGGGCTTCTCTAGCCATGCGGCAAAAGATTTTCTTGCACAGA GATGGAAGGATGCTATTGCCGCAGATCATGTGGAATTGGTTCTATTCCAAGACTCTGAACCTCCCAGATGCCCGGAAAATCAAAATGACCGAGAAGTAGCAGCGACTCATCCATCGAGGTTTAAACGCAGCATTCTTGGCAATGCAGAAAACCGGCTTGTAAATGGAGAGGCATTTGATTTGCCAACTGCTGGAGCTGCTAAAGTCAGGCGCAGGACGAAGCATGATAAGGGTGTGAAGATCAAGTACATTCCGAAACCTAGTGCAGTTGCCTAG
- the LOC103439770 gene encoding uncharacterized protein At3g49055-like, with translation MENATETLPDPQINGPDPPNNPETSEPDHVLLAELESLCQLHQSLLSKAAAMEKESNIIRQQRDDALARNAELIEVVGEISGERDSLRGEIQKLEGSLRENEDGFASKLEEELKTKEAIEDEVRVCRGTIERLELERKERDVFLLKCLDSLRSTKEGIIGIIDGVGDEKAENGAEEAEGVWEESAAVGRLAASAEAKVSEYKELRKKEKKELEKSVVSLTEENRDISSLLRVALVEKEAVEKKLKGNSEQKRVALLQIAERGLQRVGFGFMMGSGGNEQSLESSGDKLDGAGSTAGSKSDSSDFEEGVISLASTVEKIMKNLRLEITQLRRSLEESRSDTERLQSLTEKQAQEISENMQYIKELEDRERALTQNVEELVIETKEGEAEVARWREACELEVEAGKTEIGEREKVIAILKQELEKTKTALDVSNAKLKLKEELAATAMAAQAAAERSLQLTDSRTSGLRKRIEELSKQVEEAESRERNNRRVRCICWPWRPLKAANTAQNRIGPVRRLLPEMQALLHYSGWERS, from the exons ATGGAAAACGCTACAGAAACACTCCCCGACCCCCAAATCAACGGCCCAGATCCCCCGAACAACCCAGAAACCTCCGAACCCGATCATGTTCTTCTCGCCGAGCTCGAGTCCCTCTGCCAGTTGCACCAGAGCCTGCTATCGAAGGCGGCGGCGATGGAGAAAGAGTCTAATATCATCCGGCAGCAGAGAGACGACGCCCTGGCTCGCAACGCCGAGCTAATTGAAGTCGTCGGAGAAATTTCCGGCGAGAGAGACTCTCTTCGCGGCGAAATTCAGAAGCTCGAAGGTTCTCTGAGAGAAAATGAAGATGGGTTTGCTTCCAAATTGGAGGAGGAGTTGAAGACGAAGGAGGCGATTGAAGACGAGGTGCGAGTTTGTCGGGGGACGATTGAAAGGTTGGAGcttgagagaaaagagagagatgtgtttttGTTGAAGTGCCTGGATTCGCTCCGATCGACCAAGGAGGGCATAATCGGAATAATCGACGGCGTCGGCGACGAAAAGGCTGAGAATGGAGCTGAAGAAGCTGAGGGGGTTTGGGAGGAGAGTGCGGCGGTTGGGCGGCTGGCAGCTTCGGCGGAAGCGAAGGTGAGTGAGTATAAAGAgctgaggaagaaggagaagaaggagttGGAGAAAAGCGTGGTGAGTCTGACAGAGGAGAATAGGGATATCAGCAGCTTGCTGAGGGTTGCTCTGGTGGAGAAGGAGGCGGTGGAGAAGAAGTTGAAAGGAAACAGCGAGCAGAAGCGGGTGGCGCTTTTGCAGATTGCGGAGAGGGGTTTGCAGAGAGTTGGGTTTGGGTTTATGATGGGAAGTGGGGGCAATGAGCAGTCGCTGGAGAGTTCCGGGGATAAACTGGACGGTGCAGGGTCTACCGCCGGAAGTAAATCAGATAGTAGTGACTTTGAAGAGGGGGTTATCAGTCTG GCATCGACGGTAGAGAAGATAATGAAGAACCTGCGGCTCGAGATCACTCAGTTGAGAAGATCTCTGGAAGAATCTAG GTCAGACACTGAGCGCTTACAGAGTCTCACGGAAAAGCAAGCTCAAGAAATTTCGGAAAACATGCAGTACATCAAGGAGTTAGAAGATAGAGAGAGGGCGTTAACTCAAAAT GTTGAAGAACTCGTGATCGAAACAAAGGAAGGTGAAGCAGAGGTTGCTAGATGGAGAGAAGCTTGCGAGCTAGAAGTTGAAGCCGGGAAAACTGAGATAGGAGAACGTGAGAAAGTG ATCGCCATTCTAAAGCAAGAATTGGAGAAGACAAAGACGGCTTTGGACGTATCAAATGCCAAACTGAAGCTGAAAGAAGAACTTGCAGCAACCGCTATGGCTGCACAGGCAGCAGCAGAGAGATCCCTGCAGCTGACTGACAGCAGGACATCAGGACTGCGGAAGCGTATAGAAGAACTATCAAAACAAGTAGAAGAAGCAGAAAGCAGAGAGCGCAATAACCGAAGGGTGAGATGCATATGTTGGCCATGGCGACCCCTCAAAGCTGCCAACACTGCACAAAACAGAATCGGGCCTGTAAGACGGTTGCTACCAGAAATGCAAGCCTTGCTTCACTACAGCGG TTGGGAGCGCTCGTAA